A genomic window from Fusarium oxysporum Fo47 chromosome VIII, complete sequence includes:
- a CDS encoding family 53 glycosyl hydrolase, producing the protein MLGCSLTIVKMVLFRFLAFLSYCSVALALTYKGVDWSSVLLEEQKGIQYTAGGSAQPLEKILAANGVNSVRQRVWVNPSNGDYNLDYNLKLAKRAKAAGLSVYLTLHFSDTWADPGHQAIPSGWPTDIDNLAWRLYNYTQQVSNAFQSAGVPPAIISIGNEITAGLLFPTGSTKSYYNIGRLLNSAAYGIKDSSISPKPKIMIHLDKGWDWGTQEYFYTQVLNQKGLTLGAFDAMGVSYYPFYGSGATFSALETSLTNMANKWGKQIFVSELDWPTSCPSPAQPFPSDMKNIPFSADGQTQFIKKVASIVSKVKGGAGLYYWEPAWMNNQALGSSCPSNTLFSWPGKALSSLSVFKSI; encoded by the exons ATGCTGGGATG TTCTCTCACGATCGTCAAAATGGTGCTGTTTCGATTCTTGGCATTTTTGTCCTACTGCTCGGTCGCTTTGGCCCTGACCTACAAGGGCGTCGACTGGTCCTCCGTTCTTCTCGAGGAACAAAAGGGCATTCAATACACTGCCGGCGGTTCCGCTCAACCACTTGAGAAAATCCTCGCGGCCAATGGTGTCAACTCAGTCCGCCAGCGAGTCTGGGTGAACCCATCCAACGGCGATTACAACCTCGACTACAACCTCAAACTCGCTAAGCGTGCCAAAGCTGCGGGCCTGAGCGTCTACCTGACGCTTCACTTTAGCGATACTTGGGCTGATCCTGGCCACCAGGCTATTCCCTCCGGATGGCCTACCGATATCGATAACCTGGCCTGGAGGCTGTACAACTACACTCAGCAGGTCTCCAACGCTTTCCAGTCCGCTGGTGTGCCGCCTGCGATTATCTCCATTGGAAATGAGATTACagctggtcttctctttcccACCGGCTCGACCAAGTCTTACTACAACATCGGACGTCTTCTCAACTCTGCGGCCTACGGTATCAAGGACTCTTCCATCAGCCCCAAGCCTAAGATCATGATTCATCTCGACAAGGGCTGGGACTGGGGTACCCAAGAATACTTCTACACCCAGGTCCTTAACCAAAAGGGTCTTACCCTCGGTGCCTTTGACGCCATGGGTGTGTCGTACTATCCCTTCTACGGATCAGGTGCTACTTTCTCTGCGCTCGAGACTTCGCTCACCAACATGGCCAACAAATGGGGCAAGCAGATCTTTGTTAGCGAGCTTGACTGGCCGAcatcttgcccttctcctgCTCAGCCTTTCCCTAGCGACATGAAGAACATTCCCTTCTCGGCTGATGGTCAGACGCAGTTTATTAAGAAGGTTGCTAGCATTGTTAGCAAGGTCAAGGGTGGAGCTGGACTTTATTACTGGGAGCCTGCTTGGATGAATAACCAGGCTCTTGGTTCTTCGTGTCCTTCTAACACTTTGTTCTCGTGGCCTGGCAAGGCTCTGTCGAGTCTTTCTGTTTTTAAGAGTATCTAA
- a CDS encoding Alpha/Beta hydrolase protein codes for MQLISIISFWLLALFSTVLGAEVVPRGQLKEVTSYGNNPTGTKMFLYVPKNLKSNPAVVVALHYCTGTAQAYYQGTKWASNAEKYGFIVVYPQTPYTPGNCWDVSSKMTLKHEGGGCSTSIANMAKFVLKEYNGDAKKVFVTGESSGAMMTNVMLATYPDVFAAGSAYAGVPAGCFVSQQNQAAAWNSTCSQGKSIYTQTQWANVVKNMYPGYNGPRPKFQIYHGTADPTLNVQNYYEEIKQWTGVFGYSSNPQSSTPNTPASPFTRQVFGEKFQAFLGQGITHGVPHFDDNDLKWFGII; via the exons ATGCAGTTGATATCCATCATCAGCTTCTGGCTACTAGCCCTCTTCAGCACCGTCCTCGGCGCAGAGGTCGTTCCTCGAGGTCAGCTCAAGGAGGTCACCAGCTATGGCAACAATCCAACCGGCACAAAGATGTTCTTGTACGTGCCTAAGAACTTGAAGTCCAACCCTGCTGTCGTCGTTGCTCTTCACTACTGCACTGGCACCGCTCAGGCTTACTACCAGGGCACAAAGTGGGCTTCCAATGCTGAGAAGTACGGGTTCATCGTTGTTTACCCTCAGACTCCTTATACACCTGGTAACTGCTGGGATGTCTCGTCCAAGATGACATTGAAGCACGAGGGTGGTGGCTGCAGTACTTCTATTGCCAACATGGCCAAGTTCGTTCTTAAGGAGTACAATGGTGATGCTAAGAAGGTCTTTGTCACTGGTGAATCTTCCGGCGCCATGATGACC AACGTCATGCTTGCTACTTACCCCGACGTCTTCGCCGCAGGAAGCGCCTATGCTGGTGTTCCCGCCGGTTGCTTCGTCAGCCAGCAGAACCAAGCCGCAGCATGGAACTCGACCTGCTCCCAAGGAAAGTCCATCTACACCCAGACCCAGTGGGCCAACGTCGTCAAGAACATGTACCCTGGCTACAACGGCCCCCGACCCAAGTTCCAGATCTACCACGGAACTGCCGATCCTACTCTCAACGTCCAGAACTACTACGAGGAGATCAAGCAGTGGACTGGTGTCTTTGGATACTCTTCCAACCCTCAGTCATCTACACCCAACACTCCCGCTAGCCCCTTCACCCGCCAAGTCTTTGGTGAGAAGTTCCAG GCTTTCTTGGGCCAGGGTATCACACACGGTGTTCCTCATTTCGATGACAACGACCTCAAGTGGTTCGGCATTATC TAA
- a CDS encoding S-adenosyl-L-methionine-dependent methyltransferase, with protein sequence MSNTSSPKNRSPRSPRSPQDPSVAVNETIAVDEPQDEGEDLTLGSDAESSTASMSSSILNYRTINGRTFHSERGNAAYWGSNDERQSDAMDIAHHIWTLVHDGELYFAPLEDNIQKVLDVGTGTGIWAIDFADKFPGCEVIGTDISPIQPGWVPPNLKFEIEDCNQEWTFPSESFDYVHLRYLVGCIPDWTELFSQAYKTLKPGGWVESFEISPTAESDDGTVTYDSAMAQWGRIFVEASKKIGNSFTVVDDKVQRPALQEAGFVDIHEWEFKCPLNPWPKDPKLKEIGRFGEVFLTQDTEGFVTLAANLLGWSMEEVYVYIAKFRREVRNRKHHVYIRLRAVWARKPETKEEPTPA encoded by the exons ATGTCCAACACTAGCAGCCCAAAGAACCGGTCTCCCCGGTCTCCGCGATCGCCCCAGGATCCGTCGGTAGCAGTCAACGAAACAATTGCAGTTGACGAGCCTCAAGATGAGGGGGAGGACTTGACATTAGGATCTGACGCTGAGAGCTCGACGGCCTCCATGTCATCGAGCATTCTTAATTATCGTACGATCAATGGCAGAACGTTTCACAGTGAGAGAGGAAACGCAGCCTATTGGGGGTCCAACGATGAGCGCCAAAGTGATGCCATGGATATCGC TCACCACATTTGGACACTCGTCCACGACGGAGAACTATACTTTGCGCCTCTGGAAGACAACATACAG AAAGTTCTTGACGTCGGGACTGGAACTG GTATTTGGGCTAT TGATTTTGCCGACAAATTCCCTGGGTGCGAGGTCATTGGTACCGATATTTCACCCATCCAGCCCGGCTGGGTCCCACCGAACTTGAAATT CGAGATTGAAGATTGCAACCAAGAGTGGACCTTCCCATCTGAGTCATTCGATTATGTTCACCTTCGTTATCTGGTCGGCTGCATTCCTGACTGGACAGAGCTTTTCAGCCAAGCATACAAGACCCTCAAGCCTGGTGGCTGGGTTGAGAGCTTTGAAATTTCCCCGACTGCAGAAAGCGACGATGGTACCGTCACGTATGACTCTGCAATGGCTCAATGGGGAAGGATCTTTGTCGAGGCTTCAAAGAAGATCGGCAATAGCTTTACCGTCGTCGACGATAAAGTCCAGAGGCCTGCTTTACAAGAGGCGGGGTTCGTCGATATTCACGAGTGGGAGTTTAAG TGTCCCTTGAACCCGTGGCCCAAGGACCCTaagctcaaggagattgGCCGGTTTGGAGAGGTCTTCCTCACCCAGGATACTGAAGGTTTCGTAACATTAGCCGCCAATCTATTAGGCTGGTCGATGGAAGAGGTCTATGTTTATATCGCCAAGTTCCGACGTGAGGTTCGGAACCGGAAACATCACGTCTATATACGTCTCAGGGCTGT